The Arthrobacter sp. NicSoilC5 genome has a window encoding:
- a CDS encoding discoidin domain-containing protein has protein sequence MSNPIDVGSVLGGRYKVTATVLASHDHDLVLDGVDQVLNRPVSILVAGPENTEQVAQSAREVATGERPGTVQVLDLGVTEDATYLITNHTSAADLLDLVVAPNPPYVEPFFTDTLGSEIFGQARSHEPEPYDEEDHVEAGYISYADSHPNQVDPYRSAPDRPAPARSAPAVPPRPPVRPAAQQPASTGRTGAAAAGAGAAAAAAGAAAAGAAAASAAAPASKTGTGSSRTDPNATAAQPVAHNAATSSERSASAEADTGPNDTAAVAHTAAGAQPSAGDRKPKVSLWSNDDYAQAGDQDPYEDTDDAPEEPRPVRSKSALFARAAAPAAAGVSFADRDDYNDDRDESENQPRSMRWLVGGLLAVVLIAGLIFAVTNLGSLFTSEPQAKPTAAPVTSGAPQNSAPATQAAPSAPPVVPPAIESVTRQGNFDFAATFDGDLVKAYDGNAASYWSDMEFATENWGGLAPQGVPLVVKLKGTATISSITLSQLGGSGGNITVYTNDKPSMDGAKAVGTNSFTSTDLNMPLPEPVQAQYVIVSINALPKLAAPKTRYGYGLRLAEIKVQ, from the coding sequence GTGTCCAACCCGATCGATGTCGGATCAGTACTGGGCGGCCGCTACAAGGTCACCGCCACAGTGTTGGCCTCGCACGACCACGATCTGGTGCTGGATGGTGTGGACCAGGTCCTCAACCGCCCGGTCAGCATCCTGGTTGCCGGACCGGAGAACACCGAGCAGGTTGCGCAGAGCGCCCGCGAAGTGGCCACCGGCGAACGTCCCGGAACGGTGCAGGTCCTGGACCTCGGCGTGACCGAGGACGCCACCTACCTCATTACCAACCACACGTCGGCCGCCGACCTCCTGGACCTGGTGGTGGCCCCCAATCCTCCCTACGTGGAGCCGTTCTTCACGGACACCCTGGGCAGCGAAATCTTCGGACAGGCGCGGTCGCACGAGCCCGAACCATACGACGAGGAAGACCACGTCGAGGCGGGCTACATCAGCTACGCCGACTCTCACCCCAACCAGGTTGATCCCTACCGCTCTGCCCCGGACCGGCCTGCTCCTGCCCGGTCGGCTCCTGCCGTCCCGCCCAGGCCTCCGGTCCGGCCCGCCGCCCAGCAGCCGGCTTCCACCGGCCGCACTGGCGCCGCTGCCGCCGGTGCGGGCGCTGCCGCGGCAGCTGCTGGTGCCGCGGCTGCTGGTGCCGCGGCTGCTAGTGCCGCGGCCCCCGCGTCGAAGACGGGGACTGGCTCCTCTCGGACTGATCCCAATGCCACCGCCGCGCAGCCTGTTGCGCACAATGCTGCAACCTCGTCGGAGCGTTCAGCCTCCGCAGAGGCGGATACGGGCCCGAACGATACCGCTGCTGTGGCCCACACTGCGGCAGGTGCCCAGCCTTCCGCCGGGGACCGCAAGCCCAAGGTGTCCCTCTGGTCCAATGACGACTACGCCCAGGCGGGGGACCAGGACCCCTACGAGGACACAGACGATGCTCCGGAGGAACCCCGCCCGGTCAGGAGCAAGTCGGCGCTCTTCGCCCGCGCCGCAGCACCCGCTGCCGCCGGTGTGTCGTTCGCTGACCGGGACGACTACAACGATGACCGTGATGAGTCTGAAAACCAGCCCCGGTCGATGCGCTGGCTCGTTGGGGGCCTGCTGGCTGTAGTGCTCATCGCAGGCCTGATCTTCGCCGTGACCAACCTGGGAAGCCTCTTCACGTCGGAGCCGCAGGCCAAGCCGACGGCTGCTCCTGTTACCAGTGGCGCCCCGCAGAACTCTGCACCGGCAACGCAGGCAGCCCCGTCCGCGCCGCCGGTGGTCCCGCCGGCCATCGAAAGTGTCACCCGCCAGGGGAACTTTGATTTCGCCGCGACCTTCGACGGAGACCTGGTCAAGGCATATGACGGCAACGCCGCCAGCTACTGGTCGGACATGGAGTTCGCAACGGAGAACTGGGGTGGCCTGGCCCCCCAGGGCGTCCCGCTGGTTGTGAAGTTGAAGGGCACTGCCACCATCTCTTCCATCACGCTCTCCCAGCTCGGGGGATCGGGCGGCAACATCACCGTTTACACCAACGACAAGCCTTCCATGGACGGCGCCAAGGCAGTCGGGACGAACAGCTTCACGTCCACTGACTTGAACATGCCCCTCCCGGAACCCGTCCAGGCGCAGTACGTCATCGTATCGATCAATGCACTGCCCAAACTTGCGGCGCCCAAGACCCGGTACGGCTACGGTCTCCGGCTCGCCGAAATCAAGGTCCAGTAG
- the trxB gene encoding thioredoxin-disulfide reductase, with product MTIEEKTASDVRDVIIVGSGPAGYTAAVYTARANLKPLLLAGSVTAGGELMNTTDVENYPGFPEGIMGPDLMENFEKQAARFGTEIQFEDVTALELDGPVKTVTIATGETFKAKAVILSTGSAYRELGLPNEKRLSGHGVSWCATCDGFFFKDQDIAVIGGGDSAMEEALFLTKFAKSVTVVHRRDSLKASKIMADRALAHEKINFVWNSTVDDVLGTEKVTGLRLKNLLDASVSDLPVTGVFVAIGNDPRTDLVKGVLDLTPEGTIAVDGRSSRTSLPGVFAAGDVVDPTYRQAITASGSGCVAAIDVEHYLADLPA from the coding sequence GTGACCATCGAAGAGAAGACGGCGTCGGACGTTCGCGACGTCATTATTGTGGGCTCAGGTCCGGCGGGCTACACGGCCGCCGTCTACACAGCCAGGGCAAACCTCAAGCCTTTGCTGCTGGCTGGTTCGGTAACCGCCGGCGGCGAACTGATGAACACCACGGACGTGGAGAATTATCCCGGGTTCCCGGAAGGCATCATGGGCCCGGACCTGATGGAAAACTTCGAGAAGCAGGCGGCACGGTTCGGGACGGAGATCCAGTTCGAGGATGTAACTGCCCTTGAGCTCGACGGCCCCGTCAAGACGGTCACCATCGCTACGGGGGAGACCTTCAAGGCAAAGGCTGTCATCCTCTCCACCGGCTCTGCGTACCGGGAATTGGGCCTGCCCAATGAGAAGCGGCTCTCGGGCCACGGTGTGAGCTGGTGCGCAACCTGTGACGGTTTCTTCTTCAAGGATCAGGACATCGCTGTCATCGGCGGCGGCGACTCCGCCATGGAAGAGGCGCTGTTCCTCACCAAGTTCGCGAAATCAGTAACGGTTGTCCACCGCCGTGACTCGCTGAAGGCATCGAAGATCATGGCCGACCGTGCACTCGCCCACGAAAAGATCAACTTCGTCTGGAACAGCACCGTCGATGACGTCCTGGGAACCGAGAAAGTGACCGGTCTTCGGCTGAAGAACCTCCTGGACGCCTCCGTGTCCGATCTTCCCGTCACCGGTGTATTTGTTGCCATCGGCAATGACCCCCGCACTGACCTCGTCAAGGGCGTTCTGGATCTGACCCCGGAGGGAACCATTGCCGTGGACGGGAGGAGCTCCCGCACCAGTCTCCCGGGTGTCTTCGCTGCCGGTGACGTTGTGGACCCCACCTACCGCCAGGCGATTACCGCCTCGGGTTCGGGATGTGTTGCGGCCATCGATGT
- a CDS encoding NUDIX hydrolase, which yields MPSAIGAHVAPAQQSAPASLPTVEEVSAGGVVVDTSDAELRVAIIARLNRGGRLEWCLPKGHPEGKENNEEAAVREIAEETGIEGIILAPLGSIDYWFTVSGHRVHKTVHHYLLRATGGELTIENDPDQEAVDVAWVPIQELARKLSFPNERRIADLAREVLPGHL from the coding sequence TTGCCGTCGGCAATCGGTGCGCACGTTGCCCCTGCCCAGCAGTCGGCACCGGCATCGCTGCCCACGGTTGAGGAAGTGTCAGCCGGCGGCGTTGTGGTGGACACGTCCGACGCCGAATTGAGGGTGGCGATTATCGCCCGCCTTAACAGGGGTGGACGCCTCGAGTGGTGCCTGCCCAAGGGCCATCCGGAGGGCAAGGAAAACAACGAAGAGGCCGCCGTCCGGGAAATCGCCGAGGAAACCGGCATCGAGGGCATCATACTGGCACCGCTGGGCAGCATCGACTACTGGTTCACCGTCAGCGGCCACCGGGTCCACAAGACCGTGCACCATTACCTGCTGCGTGCCACGGGCGGCGAGCTGACGATCGAAAACGATCCCGACCAGGAAGCCGTGGATGTGGCCTGGGTGCCGATCCAGGAGCTGGCCCGGAAGCTGTCCTTCCCCAACGAACGCCGCATCGCCGACCTCGCCCGCGAGGTCCTGCCCGGACACCTTTAA
- the murJ gene encoding murein biosynthesis integral membrane protein MurJ codes for MSATNFPSDRSGRPDDAAPDGVPPEPAAPDLAEPAAAGVSETRSSAIMAAGTLVSRFLGFAKTWMLGTALGLGSTVNDTFINANNLPNLIFLLVAGGVFNAVLVPQIIKASKAPDRGADYISRLLTLAVLLLFGLTALVTLAAPGVIELTTQGYSPQQKALAVTFAFWCLPQIFFYGLYALLTQVLNANGAFGPAMWAPILNNVVAIAGLGMFIWIFGTNDVNTHTLDNWGSTQTLLVAGFSTIGVLSQTAILLVPVFRLKLGLRPRFGWRGVGLGHAAKLSVWTLLTAAVGQLAFLYVMRIATIPGAERIRLQEAGDPAASTLPGNAVLEVASQLYLLPHSIIALSLATVLFNRMTRASQEGNRAELRDALSHGLRTMAVATVFGALALFALAGPLGMFFSGGKVQDGVMLAQTLTILALSTPFMSANFMMSRVFYANEDARTPFYVQLLLAVVYVAGAFAIQFLPVGQIIYAIAVLYMVGNILSVVISAFFLRRMLGHLDGARIANSYIRMGYAALGSAIAGAGALWLMGSYNPDGFAWSGRIQALVTLAVVGPVMLAVYFLLLRVFRVSELSDMLRPLLGRFGRGGPAAAPEAGDAPSPSPSEGSSADRGNHPERATTSVDTGLIPRISGEFDAVSFRAGPDPQRGARRPESYDAGARQGAEGAYLPGEDQPSTARGGLLSEQIPLPGRRTYQGKAGENPFFSSRRKRKK; via the coding sequence ATGTCAGCTACCAACTTTCCTTCCGACCGGTCCGGCCGGCCCGATGACGCCGCGCCCGACGGCGTGCCCCCTGAGCCGGCGGCACCGGACCTTGCGGAGCCTGCAGCGGCAGGCGTCAGCGAGACCCGGTCCAGCGCCATCATGGCCGCCGGGACGCTCGTGTCACGTTTCCTGGGCTTCGCCAAGACCTGGATGCTCGGCACCGCACTGGGCCTGGGTTCAACGGTCAATGACACGTTCATCAATGCCAACAACCTGCCCAACCTGATCTTCCTCCTGGTGGCCGGCGGCGTGTTCAATGCCGTGCTGGTCCCGCAGATCATCAAGGCCAGCAAGGCTCCGGACAGGGGAGCGGACTACATCAGCCGGCTGCTGACGCTGGCTGTCCTGCTCCTCTTCGGCCTGACAGCGCTGGTTACGCTGGCGGCGCCGGGGGTCATCGAACTGACCACGCAGGGGTATTCGCCACAGCAGAAGGCCCTCGCTGTCACCTTTGCGTTCTGGTGCCTGCCGCAGATCTTCTTCTACGGCCTCTACGCCCTGCTCACCCAGGTCCTGAACGCCAACGGCGCGTTCGGCCCAGCCATGTGGGCGCCCATCCTGAACAACGTGGTGGCCATCGCCGGCTTGGGGATGTTCATCTGGATCTTCGGCACCAACGACGTCAATACCCACACCCTGGACAACTGGGGTTCCACCCAGACGCTGTTGGTGGCCGGGTTCTCCACCATTGGCGTGCTGTCGCAGACGGCCATCCTGCTGGTGCCGGTCTTCCGGTTGAAGCTCGGACTCCGCCCCAGGTTCGGCTGGCGCGGCGTGGGACTTGGCCACGCCGCAAAGCTGAGCGTGTGGACGCTGCTTACCGCCGCCGTCGGGCAGCTGGCCTTCCTGTATGTCATGCGCATCGCCACCATTCCCGGCGCGGAACGCATCCGGCTGCAGGAAGCGGGGGACCCGGCCGCGTCCACCCTGCCCGGCAACGCCGTCCTTGAGGTGGCCAGCCAGCTGTACCTGCTGCCGCACTCGATCATCGCGCTGTCCCTGGCCACTGTGCTGTTCAACCGCATGACCCGCGCCTCCCAGGAGGGCAACCGGGCCGAACTGCGGGATGCGCTCTCGCATGGGCTGCGGACCATGGCCGTGGCCACCGTCTTTGGTGCCCTGGCGCTGTTTGCGCTGGCAGGTCCGCTGGGCATGTTCTTCTCAGGCGGCAAGGTGCAGGACGGCGTCATGCTGGCCCAGACGCTGACCATCCTCGCCCTCAGCACCCCGTTCATGAGCGCCAACTTCATGATGTCCCGCGTCTTCTACGCCAACGAGGACGCCCGCACCCCGTTCTACGTGCAGCTGCTCCTGGCAGTGGTTTACGTGGCCGGTGCGTTCGCCATCCAGTTCCTGCCGGTGGGCCAGATCATCTATGCCATCGCCGTCCTCTACATGGTGGGCAACATCCTCTCCGTGGTCATCAGCGCCTTCTTCCTGCGCCGCATGCTGGGGCACCTGGACGGCGCCCGGATCGCCAACTCGTACATCCGCATGGGGTACGCGGCCCTGGGCTCGGCCATTGCCGGCGCAGGTGCCCTGTGGCTCATGGGCAGCTACAACCCGGACGGCTTCGCCTGGAGCGGCCGAATTCAGGCACTCGTGACGCTCGCCGTCGTCGGGCCCGTCATGCTGGCCGTGTACTTCCTGCTCCTCCGGGTGTTCCGTGTCTCTGAGCTCAGCGACATGCTGCGGCCCCTGCTGGGACGGTTCGGCCGGGGCGGCCCAGCCGCTGCTCCGGAAGCCGGGGACGCGCCGTCGCCCTCTCCTTCTGAGGGATCCTCCGCTGACCGCGGGAACCACCCAGAGCGGGCCACCACCTCCGTGGACACCGGCCTCATTCCCCGGATTTCCGGCGAGTTCGACGCCGTCTCCTTCCGTGCGGGCCCGGACCCCCAGCGTGGGGCCCGCCGCCCGGAATCGTACGACGCCGGCGCGCGGCAGGGTGCCGAAGGCGCCTACCTGCCGGGTGAGGACCAGCCCAGCACGGCCCGTGGAGGACTGCTCAGCGAACAGATTCCGCTTCCCGGCCGCCGTACCTACCAGGGGAAGGCCGGCGAGAACCCGTTTTTCAGCAGCCGGCGCAAGCGTAAAAAGTAA